ATCTCTGCTGTTACACCAAAATTTAGTAATAAACCAACTTCTATTCCTGTTGCTTTTAGATAATTTACTAATTGCCATTCATGTTCTGGACGAAGAGTTGTTACTGCTTTTAATTCAAGAATGATTTCATTATTTACTATCATATCTGCAATATACCTTCCAACAACTTCACCTTTATAATATACTTTCATCTCTTTTTGAGTTTGGCAAAAGAGTCCTCTTCTTAAGAGTTCCTTATAAAGTGCATTTTGATAGACCTGCTCTAGGAATCCGAATCCTAATGTGCTATGTACCTCATAAAAAGCATTTATAATTTCTTTTGTCAATTTCTCGTGTATCATTCTTAAACCGTGTAATCCGCGTAATCCGTGCCTAATTATTATTATTTATCTATTTCTGCCAGCTTTATTACCTCTTGGGCGATGATTCTCGCTGAATCGGGTAAGGCTAACCTGGCGATATTTTCACTTAGCTCTTTTAGTTTCTGCTCGTCGTTAACGGTGGATAAGGCTACATCCATCAAAATGCTTTCCGCTTCGCTGTCTTTGACGTAGATGGCTGCCTGTTTGTTTACCAGTGCTAACGCATTCTTAGTCTGATGGTCTTCCGCCACATTGGGCGAAGGCACCAGGACGACCGGTTTATGCAAAAGGCAGAACTCTGAGATTGACCCTGCTCCTGCACGGGAGATAACGAGGTCGGCGGCTGCATAAGCGGCTGCCATGTCTTTGATGAAATCCGTCACGTACAGGTTCGGGAGTTCTCCTGCCGCTTTCACGGCTTCGGTCACTTGCGGATAATAGTATTTTCCTGTTTGCCAGATGAACTGCACGTCACTGTTCTCTTTGATAGTCGTTAGTCCGGCTGTCAGCGTATTGTTAATGGTGCGTGCTCCCAAGCTACCGCCTACGATGAGGATTGTTTTTTTATTCGGTTGCAGATTGAATGAACGCAATGCGTCTTCCTTGGACGGCATCTCTTTAGTCAGATTCTGTCGCACCGGATTGCCTGTCATAATGATTTTATCCGCAGGGAAGAACTTTTCCATTCCATCATAAGCTACGCAAATAGCTTTTGCTTTCTGTGCCAGTAGTTTATTGGTTACTCCGGCATATGAGTTTTGCTCCTGTATCAGAGTAGGGACGCCCATCATTCCGGCAGTCTTTAAGGTCGGCCCACTGGCGTAACCGCCTACACCTACCGCCACTTGCGGGCGGAAGTTCTTGATAACTTTCCGGGCTTTCCACTGGCTGCGTATCAGTTTGATTACTACCGATACGTTTTTCCATAAATGCTTACGGTCGAAGCCGGCTATCGGCAGACCGATAATCTGATAGCCTGCATCGGGAACCCGTTGCATCTCCATACGTCCTTCTGCCCCTACAAAGAGTATTTTTGCGTCGGGACGCAGTTCCATTATAGCGTTCGCAATGGAGACAGCAGGAAAGATATGTCCTCCTGTGCCCCCACCGCTAATAATAATTCTAAGTTCTTTTTCCATCATAATCCTTTCTTTCTATCCGTTGTTCACCCTTTCCGATGCACCTTCGTCCGTTAACTGTTCTTGTTTATATCGTTCTCGTCTTCGAACTTGGCATCGCTGTTCAGAATCTGCGCGGTCGGTTCGGCGGCAGTTTGTGCTTCGGAATTGGCTGCTGCATCTGTTGCTATCTGCAACTGAAGCTGTGCGTCATGCTCTTTCTGTTCTTCCAGATGAGCGGTATATCGGCTTACACTTAATATCATACCGATATAAGCGCAGTTGATTAATGTACTTGTTCCTCCCTTGCTGACTAATGGCAGCGGTTGTCCTGTGACAGGGAATAATCCGACTGCTACCATCATATTCAATATCGCTTGCGATACTAATAATAACGCAATGCCCATGACCAGGAAAGCGGGGAAAGTGCGTTCGCACTTCTGGGCGATTTTTCCCGCTCGATACAGCAGGCATAAATAGAAGAATACAACGAATATCCCTCCTATCAACCCTAGTTCCTCGATGATAATGGCGAAAATGAAATCGGAGAATGCCTGGCTCAGGAAGTCGCGTTGTACGGAGTTTCCCGGGCCTTTGCCGACTACATTGCTGGTGGCAATGGCGATACGGGCATGAGCTATCTGTGCGTCTTTATCAATATCGAATTTGGCGGCAGGCACTTCTTCTTTCTCGAAGAAACCGGAAACACGGTTTTGCCAAGTCTCGAAGCGGTGAAGGCCGGGAGTGCTATGTAGTGTCTTTGCGGGGATAGCCATTAATATGCCTACGGCTACTCCACCCAGGAGTGCCATGATTCCCAACATTCCGAACAGTTTTTTGGAAGATACCCGTCCGATGAACATCATCATACATACCACGCCGAATAGCAGCATGGCTGTCGAAAGGTTCTCCGGTGCGATAAGCAGAAAGACGAGTCCGGTGAGAATCATGATATATTTAAAGGCGCTCGGATTGGCTCCATATTCGTCCTGCCGCTTGGACAGGATGAAGGAGACGGCAATAATAACAGCCATCTTTGCCAGTTCCGAAGGCTGAAATTGCAACCCCATAAAGGTCATCCAGCGGGCGGCTCCGTTGACACGGTCGCCTGTGATGATACCCATCAATGTGACGAATGCCAGTAGCACCAGGGAAATCGGGTACAGGAAGACTGGAAATACCTGAAACCATTTGTAGGGTACGTTGTGCAGAAATACCACTACTACGGCACCTACCATAAGAATGATAGAGTGTTGCGTAATCGGTCCCCAATGGTCGCCGCTTTTGTAAGTCAGCGTCGATGCTGCCGAGAACACCTCGACAATCGAGATGAGGCAGAGACAGAGGAAGATAATCCAGATTACCTTGTCGCCTTTGAATATGTTCTTTAATAAATCCACTTCGTTACTCTCTAATTACTTATCCGTTAAACGTTATCTAAAGTTCTCTCACGCATTGCTTGAACTGGTCGCCGCGGTCTTCGTAGCTCTTGAAGAGGTCGAAAGAAGCGCAGCAAGGGCTTAATAATACGGTTTCACCTTTCTTCGCCAGTTTGTAGGCTGCTTCTACGGCATCCTTCATTCCGGTTTGCACGTCTGCCACGGGCAGGCCGAGACGGTCGAAGAACTCGTGAAGTTTCTCGTTGTGCAGTCCCATATATACGAGAGCCGAACATTTCTCACGTACCAGGTCTTCAATTTCCGTATAATCGTTTCCTTTATCTTTCCCGCCAAGAATCAGGACCGTTTTGGTAGTCATGCTTTGCAGGGCATACCAGCAGGAGTTGACGTTCGTGGCTTTCGAGTCGTTGATAAAATCAATTCCGCGGACACGCGCCACTTTTTCCAGGCGGTGCTCTACCCCTTTGAAGTCGGAGAGGGCTTTGCGGATATTCTCTTTGGCGATACCTGCCAGGTTGGCTGAGATGCCGGCTGCCAGAGAGTTGTATAAGTTATGTTGTCCTGTCAAAGCCAGTTCTTCCTGTTCCATGTTGAAGGCAATCGGTTCGTTGATTTTCACTTCATGGTCTTCAACGTAGGCGATGGCTCCATCCTCTTTCACTGCGGCGAAAGGATACAGGTGTGCTTTCAGACCGTGCTTTGCGAGCTCGTGTTTGATAATCGGGTCATCATTCCAGAAAATAAAGGCATCGTCCGGTGTTTGATTTTGAGTGATGCGGAATTTGGCGTCGATATAATTCTGCATACAGTGGTCGTAACGGTCGAGGTGGTCGGGAGTGATGTTCATCAATACGGCGATGTTCGCACGGAAATTATACATATTATCCAACTGGAAAGAACTCAGTTCGATAATATAATAGTCATGATGTTCTTCGGCTACCTGTAAAGCCAGGCTCTTGCCGATATTGCCTGCCAAACCTACATTCAGGTCTGCACTCTTGAAAATATGGTAAATCAAGGAAGTCGTAGTCGTCTTCCCGTTGGAACCGGTGATACAAATCATTTTGGCATCCGTATAGCGTCCGGCAAACTCAATCTCTGATATAACCGGAGTGCCTTGAGCTTTCAGTTTAAGGATGAGTGGGGCGTCATTCGGGATACCGGGGCTTTTGATGACCTCGTCGGCATTCAGAATGAGTTCTTCGGTGTGGTGTCCTTCTTCCCAGGCAATGTTGTGGCTGTCAAGAAGTTCCTTATACTTGTCCTTGATGGCGGACATATCCGAAACAAATGTCTCAAATCCTTTGACTTTGGCGAGTACGGCTGCACCTGCGCCGCTTTCGCCAGCTCCTAAAATTACTATTCTTTTCATCTACAATAATGTGCTCTTGTTTCCAATATGCTGAATTGCTTTATTAGTTGTGCACATCCTTTAAAAGTTAATAATCGGGTTAATACTCTCTATATTTTAATTAGGCACGGATTACGCGGATTTCACGGTTTTAAGAGATTACGCAGCTAAAACCGCGTTATCCGTGTAATCCGTGCCTCAATCCTATCTTATTTTTAGCGTTATAATTGTTATAGCTGCCAACACAATAGTTACAATCCAGAAGCGGATGGTAATTTTTGATTCGTGGAACAGTTGGTCGGGTTTGGTGAACTTCACTGTGCAGCCCGGTTCTATCAGACTCATAGAAGTACGGAAGTGGTCGTGAATCGGTGTCCGTTTGAACAGCCGTTGTTTCACTCCTTTCCGCTTTCCTGCCTTATAATAAGCCCGTTGCAGGATAACCGACAGGTTTTCTACGAGGAATACACCGCAAAGAATCGGTATCAGTAACTCTTTGTGGATGATAATGGCAAATACGGCGATGATACCGCCGATTGTCAGGCTACCAGTGTCACCCATGAATACTTGCGCCGGGTAAGCGTTGTACCACAGGAAGCCAATCATGGCACCGATAAAGGCACAGATATAGATTACCAGTTCTTCCGAGCCCGGGATATACATGATATTCAGATAACTTGCAAATTCGATGTGCGACGACACATAGGCCAATATACCTAGTGTGGCACCGATAATGGCGGAGTTTCCCGCGGCCATTCCGTCCATGCCGTCGTTCAGGTTGGCGCCGTTTGATACGGCGGCAACTACGATGATTGTGATAATAACAAACAATACCCAACCGGCTGCCTGAGCGTGTTCGCCCATGAAAGAAACCAAATCGGCATAGTCGAGGTTGTTACTCTTGAAGAAAGGAATGGTGGTTTGAGTCGATTTCAAGTCATTCGTTCCATGTATCACTTCCATTTCCTGTCCCGGAGTATGCACTTCGATGTTCTCGCGGATTACCACGTCCGGGCTTAAATATAGAGTAAGTCCGACGATTAAGCCTAAACCGACCTGTCCGATAATCTTGAATTTGCCATGCAATCCTTCCTTATCTTTCTTGAAGATTTTGATATAGTCGTCAGCGAACCCGAGTGAGCCCAGCCATACGGTGGTTATCAACATCAATATCATATATATGTTGCTCAGCTTGCCCAGTAACAGACATGGAATGAGAATGGCTACAATAATAATAACACCACCCATGCTTGGCACACCTATCTTGTTGACTCCGAACGGGTCTATTTTGGCATCACGCTGTGTTTCCGTGATTTGCTTCCTCTTTAGCAGGTTGATAAATTTATCTCCCCAGATACTTGAAATAAGTAGCGCGAGGATAACAGCCATTAAAGCACGGAATGAGGTGTAACCAAACATTCCCGCTCCGGGAAAATTGAGCTTATGCAGCCATTCGAACAGATAATATAGCATGATGAAATTTACTATTTTACAATTTACTATTTACAATTTACTATGCAGACGACGTTATTGGAATACCTCTTTGAGTACTTCCTTGTCGTCGAAGTGATGTTTCACTCCTTTTATCTCCTGGTAATTCTCGTGTCCTTTTCCGGCAACGAGTATTACGTCTCCTTTTTCTGCCAACATGCAAGCCGTGCGGATTGCTTCCTTACGGTCGGCAATGCTTAGTGTTTTCTTCATATCCTCGGCGTCGAGTCCTGCCAGCATATCATTGATAATATCCTGCGGCTCTTCAAAACGGGGATTATCCGAAGTGATGATGACACGGTCGCTGGCTCTGGCAGCTTCTTTCGCCATGATAGGGCGTTTACCCTTATCACGGTTGCCGCCTGCACCTACCACAGTGATAACCTTTCCTTTTCCTTCGAGTACTCCGTGTATGGCATTCAGCACATTGATAAGCGCGTCCGGCGTATGTGCATAATCCACAATCGCCGTAACACCCTTCGGTGAACGGACAGCGTCGAAACGCCCTGCCACCGGATGAAGTGTGCTAAGGGCGACAAGTACTTCTTCTTCCTTCTTACCCAGCAGAACCGCCGCTCCGAACACAGCCAATAAATTGGAAGCGTTGAACTTACCGATAAACTGAACAGCCAGTTCGTGATTGTTGAAATCAAGCAACATTCCTTCGAAATGAGATTCCAATACCCGGCCTTTGAAATCACTAAGACTTCTCAATGAATACGTATAAACCGTAGAGCGAGTATTCTGCGTCATTACCAATCCATTCTTATCATCGAGATTAGTAAGGCTGAACGCATTCTTCGGCATGTCGTCAAAGAACTTTTTCTTAGCTTTCAGATAGTTCTCCACTGTTTTATGATAGTCAAGATGGTCGCGTGTAAGATTGGTGAAGATGCCGCCTGCAAACTTCAATCCACTGATACGCTTCTGTGCAATGGAATGAGAGCTAACTTCCATAAACGCATATTTGCATCCTTCGTCCGCCATTCGTCCTAACAAGCGATTCAGTGTGATAGGGTCGGGCGTAGTATGCTCTGTCGGAATAGGCTCATTGTCAATATAGTTGCAAACGGTAGAGATAAGCCCCACCTTATATCCGAAATAGCGGAAAGTATCATATAATAAGGTAGCAATGGTTGTCTTGCCATTCGTTCCTGTGACGCCGACCAGTTCCAGTTTGGAAGTCGGGTCATCATAGAATGTAGTGGCAATCTTGCCTACCGCATCTTCGCTGTCCTTTACTTGTATATAAGTGATTCCCGCCACAGGTTCTTCCGGCATATCCTCGCAGAGGATAGCGATAGCTCCTTTATTAATGGCAGCAGGTATATAGGCATGACCGTCGGCTTGCGTGCCGCGCATAGCCATGAACAATTGTCCGGTTTCTACCAAACGGGAATCAATGTTGATTCCGGTGATTTCTATGTCTGAATTTCCGGCTATCTGTTCCGGCTGAATTGCTTTCAGTAACTTGCTTAGTAACATAGTCTCTTTTTTAATACTTCATTTTTACTTTTAATGCATCGAAAGGGTAATCGTCTGCCCCTTCTTTACGATCGTTCCGTTGGCTATCGACTGGCTTTTCACCTTGCCTACTCCAACCAGGTGGACTTTTAATCCCTTGCTTTCCAGTAGGTACACGGCATCTTTCGCCCCCATGCCTATGACACTCGGCACGAAATTCTGCATATTGCTCCGGCTTTCAAGAACCACCGCCTGAGGTGCCGAATGGGTATTTCCCCACACTTCCTTTCCTGTGTCGGCTATCTTGCCTTGTACCTGAATATTCAACTCTTCCAATACCCGTTGCGCTTCCCTCATTTCTCCGGCCTTTACGTTCGGAATGACTACGGAGTTCGTATCAACCGCATTCGCAAGCGGCAAACGCAGGTCTTTGGCATACACCCTTTCGGCAATCTTGCTGAATACGCTACCTGCCATCAAACCACCCGACGCCGGCAAACCCGGTTTCTGAATGGAAACAATCATACTATATTTAGGCGCTTCCGACGGGAAATACCCGCAGAAACTTACAAGATAGTTCGTCCTTCCCGTTTTATATCCGGCGGCTCCCTGTGAAATCTGTGCCGTTCCCGTTTTGCCTGAAACATGGAACTGCTTGCTTCCCGCAGGCTTGGCCAACCCTTCGCCTACTACTTTACGCAGTATCTCACGGATTTGTGCCAAAGTCTTGTCCGAACAAATCTTCGGATTGATAACCTCTGTCGGATATTCTTTCACTATTTCTCCGTCTTTCACCGCAGCCTTTACGAACTTCGGACGTACTGTAACGCCATTGTTCGCTATTCCATTGTAGAACGTGAGAATATTTATCGGCGGAACTTGCGTTTCATAACCGATACTCATCCACGGGAGTGCCGTTTTGGAGAAATAACTTCTTTCTTTCGGGCCACGAATATTCGGCTTACCTTCTCCCGCAATTTGCAGGTGAAGCGGCTGGTCGATACTCATTCGTCTCAATCCGTCAATGAACTTCTGCGGATTGCTGCCGTAGAAATGGTCTATAATATAAGATGTACCGACATTGGAAGAAACTCCCAAAATCTCGGTAACCGTTAATTTTCCGTATCCCCCGCGATGCCAGTTGTGGTCTTTCATCACACGGCCGTGCATCGGCATTTGTCCGTTGCCGGTATCCACTACATAATCGGGGGTGATTTTCCCGTCTTCAAGGGCTACCATGATAGAGGCTGTCTTGAAAGTTGACCCCGGCTCGAGCATGTCACTGATGGCATTATTACGCATTTCGTAATACTCGCCGTCTTTGCCCTGCATCATATTAACGATGGCTTTCACCTCTCCGGTAGCAACTTCCATCAGTACGACTACCCCTACGCTGGCATTCAGCTCTTTCAGTTTGTCTACCAATGCTTTCTCGCAAATATCCTGCATACCTACGTCAATAGTCGAAATGAGGTCGCAACCGTCAACCGGCGGCACATCTACGATATTCAGATATTTGTTCATCACCTTTTGGCGGTGCGTCAATCCGTCCCGTCCCTTCAGGATTGTATCAAAAGCAAGCTCGATACCATTTCTAGCCCCTTTCGCAGTGTCGGCATATACATCGCCCAGTGTACGGGCTGCCAATGATCCGAAAGGTTTTTTCCGCTGATTATAAGCCAGTTCCTTGAATCCCCCTTTGTAGCGGTTCAGGCAGAAAACAGGCAATCTTTTTACCTCTTTATATTGTATATAAGAGATACGTTTCGGATAAATCAGATAATTACGGCTCTTAGCCTGGCGTCCTTTTTTCAAGTGCGCCTTGAATTGAGCCACGCTCTTATCCGGAAATATTTTGTTCAGTCCGATGCAGATTGAATCCATGTTGGCAGTAAGGATGGAGTCCCGGCGTGCCTGGTCCTTCTTTCTGCGTTTTTCATCCTTTTCACCGGACATAAAGTCCATATATATCCTGTATTCGGGTAGAGAACTGGCCATTAGTTTGCCGTCGGAAGATATAATGTTTCCGCGGTTGGGTTTCACTGTCACGTTTTCTTTTACGAAACGGTCGGCTACGTCCTGCCAGTATTGACGTTCGGCAAACATGGTGATGCCTGCCTTTACGACAATTGCCACGCCTATCAACGCCATCAAAAGAAGGACGAAGAAGTAACGGGTCATTATATTCTTTTTATTAACTGCCACAGTATTTGTCTTTTAAAAACTCTCAACTCTCAATTCTCAACTCTCCACTTATTTAATAAGGTAAGGGGGATTTGTGGATGTCTGCAAATCACTTTCCTTACTCGAGATATAATCTTCAATGCGTGACTGGCGGCTCTTTTCCATCAGTTCCGAACTGCGTGTCAGCGCATCATATTTAATATCTATCAGTTCTTGCTTCAACTTGTCTATCTCAATCTGCTGTTGCTGACTGGCATAGCGGTTGTGGATATAGAAGATGATGAATACCATAATCAGTACCAGCAACTTCGTCTGACGACGGAAAAAGTCGGTAGCCAGAATGTCTCCACCCAGAATACTTTTCAGTGAGGTACGTTTTTTCTTCTTGCCCTCTTCTGCTTTCTTGTTTACTACTTCTTCTTCCATTTTTTCTTATTTCTTTTCTGCAATACGTAATTTAGCGCTTCTCGACCGTGGATTCCTTTCTATTTCTGCCTGGTCGGGCACAATCACCTTATTATTGACGAGGCGGAATGGCGTCTGTAGATTTCCAAAGAAATCCGTTTCGGCTTTACCTTCCACGTTTCCTGTTTTCATGATATTCTTCACCATGCGGTCTTCCAGTGAGTGATAGGTGATAACTACCAGTCTGCCACCCGGCTTTAACGCTTCGGTTGCGGCCAATAGCATCTCCTTCAGAGCTTCCATCTCCTGGTTTACTTCAATTCTTAGTGCCTGGAATACTTTTGCAAGCTCTTTCTTTTCCCGTTCGCGGCCGAAAAGCGGTTTGATGATTTCCAGGAACTCTCCGATAGTGCGGATAGTCTGTCCGCTCCTGGCTTTGACGATGACAGAAGCCAGCTTACGGCTGTTTTTTAGCTCTCCATACAGATAGAGAACGTTTGCAAGACGCTCTTCTTCGTAAGTGTTCACGATGTCTGCCGCCGTAAGTCCCGCACGTTTGTTCATACGCATATCCAAATCTCCGTCGAAACGGAAAGAGAAACCGCGTTCGCTGTCATCGAAGTGGTGGGAAGATACGCCGAGGTCGGCCAGGATTGCATCCACCTGTTCGATGTCGTGATAACGTAGGAAATTGTAGAGGTAGCGGAAATTGCTGCGTACAAAGATAAAATGGGGGTCGTTGACAATGTTCCGTTCGGCATCCTCGTCCTGGTCGAATCCCAGGAGCCGTCCGCCCTCGCCGAGCCGTGAAAGAATCTCGCGTGAATGTCCCGCCCCCCCGAAAGTAACGTCTACATACGTTCCATCCGGCCGGATATTCATCCCGTCAACGCTTTCCTTTAGCAGTACAGGTACATGATATGTCAATTCATCTTTCTCCATCTTGTCTATTTTCATCGTTCATAATTTCTTCTAATGCCGCTCCGAACTCTTCGGGTGACATAAACGGCTGTTCTGCCCGCTCCTTCGACCAAATCTCTATTTTATTGTCGATGCCGATAAAGCGTATATCCCCGTGGATGCTGCAAATCTGCAAATATCGTTTCGGGATTAATATGCGACCGTTATTGTCGGGTGTCACCACCTCAACGTCGCTCACAAACTGCCTGAAAATGAGTTGATGCTTGCTGTTCCATTTGTTGAGCCTGCTTCGAAGCTCGTTCAACTCCTCGTTCCACACGCTCTCGGGGTACAGAGTCAGACAGTCCTGAAACACGTCTTTACGCATAATGAGCCTCTCCTCAGAAGCAGCTTGCAATTGCTTCCTGAAGATGGCGGGTATGAACACCCTTCCTTTGGTGTCCGCCTTGGCTTCAATATTACCTAAAAAACGTATCATTACCTTATTATAATAAGAGACCGTAAAAGTATGAAATTCCCCACAATTCCCCACAATTTTCCATGGAAAACTTTTAGATAAGTTTTCAACCGATTGTTAAATGGTTATTTGCTTGAAAATGAATGGGCTTTTCAAAGCCCTTATTCGTGGGGAATCAGGAAGGATGGTAGTCAAAATAACTTTTATTTGTCTATAACCGTTTTTTGTTGCGCTGCATACCCGATTTATTTCTTATGCAAGGATGGCTTGTCTGACACCCGGGTCTTATAGGTGCTGACACCCGGGTCTCAGCATGCTTGATACCCGGGTGTTGTTATGCCTGACACCCGGGTGTCAGACAAACTGTTTATGCTAATGAAAAAAAAGGCAGAAGGTATTGAACTCTTCTGCCTTTGAATCATTGACACAACTAAAAAATTACATTTAAATATTTAATCTGGAATCAAAAGTTATATAGTTAAGGTCGGCTTAGCGGAAGTCTTTCAATTCTTCCTGCAATTTCTGGCGTGTGAAGAAAATGCGGCTTTTCACTGTACCTAGCGGGAGATTCAGCTTTTCCGCAATCTCACGATATTTGAATCCTGAAACGTGCATGGCAAACGGAATCCTGTATTCTTTGGGGAGTTTGTTCACCACCCGGTGCATCTCTTTCAGGTCGTACGCTCTTTCTGTACTCTCCGAACTTGCATCTTGCGGCAGGTTCAGATGATATAAGTTGTCGGTTTGGTCAATAAAAGTCTGGTCGCGAACCACTTTACGGTAGTTGTTGATGAATATATTGCGCATGATGGTGTACATCCATCCTTTAAAATTCGTATCGGGCATGTATTTGTCTTCATTATCCAATGCTTTCAATGATGTTTCCTGCAACAAGTCATTTGCTTCTTCGCGGTCGGTTGTCAGTTTATAAGCGAAGCGAAGTAACTCATCTTGTACTCCTACTAAATCTTTTCTGAAGCTTAAACTTTTCATATGCGTTGCTTTTAAATTGTGAATATTCGTTCGTTAATTTCGATGTTACAAGTTTACGGGATTTTTGAAAACCTGACGGGGGAGAATCCGACTAAATTTCACCCGAAAACTATCCGCGGATAGTTTTTAGGTGTTATTTGATAGTTTTTAGGTGGTATTTTTTCGCCTTCTGAACTTAAATCCTGCATTTTCTACTGATTTATTGCAATTAATAAAAAAGAACCGTTAATTTTGTGGCATCATTTTTATTTGAAAAGAATGACTGATGACTCTTTATTTTTAATCGATGTCGATAAGATACTTCGGACGAAAGCTCCGAAGCAATATAAGTACATCCCTAAGTTTGTGGTTTCTTATCTGAAGAAAATTGTTCATCAGGATGAGCTTAATGTGTTTTTGAATGAGTCGAAAGATAAATTAGGGGTGGACTTCCTGGAGGCATGTATGGATTTTCTGGATGCAAAAGTAGATGTGAAGGGTATCGAGAACCTTCCCAAAGACGGTTTGTACACCTTTGTTTCCAATCATCCGTTAGGGGGGCAGGATGGTGTCGCACTCGGTTATGTGCTGGGACGTCATTATGACGGAAAAGTGAAATACCTGGTGAATGACTTGCTGATGAACCTGCGCGGATTGGCTCCGCTTTGTATCCCTATCAATAAAACCGGTAAACAGGCGAAAGATTTCCCAAGAATGGTGGAAGCCGGATTTAAGTCTGACGACCAGCTTATCATGTTTCCTGCCGGGTTATGTTCGCGCCGTCAGAACGGAGTAATCCGTGACTTGGAATGGAAAAAAACATTTGTTGTGAAAA
The DNA window shown above is from Bacteroides faecium and carries:
- a CDS encoding penicillin-binding protein, yielding MTRYFFVLLLMALIGVAIVVKAGITMFAERQYWQDVADRFVKENVTVKPNRGNIISSDGKLMASSLPEYRIYMDFMSGEKDEKRRKKDQARRDSILTANMDSICIGLNKIFPDKSVAQFKAHLKKGRQAKSRNYLIYPKRISYIQYKEVKRLPVFCLNRYKGGFKELAYNQRKKPFGSLAARTLGDVYADTAKGARNGIELAFDTILKGRDGLTHRQKVMNKYLNIVDVPPVDGCDLISTIDVGMQDICEKALVDKLKELNASVGVVVLMEVATGEVKAIVNMMQGKDGEYYEMRNNAISDMLEPGSTFKTASIMVALEDGKITPDYVVDTGNGQMPMHGRVMKDHNWHRGGYGKLTVTEILGVSSNVGTSYIIDHFYGSNPQKFIDGLRRMSIDQPLHLQIAGEGKPNIRGPKERSYFSKTALPWMSIGYETQVPPINILTFYNGIANNGVTVRPKFVKAAVKDGEIVKEYPTEVINPKICSDKTLAQIREILRKVVGEGLAKPAGSKQFHVSGKTGTAQISQGAAGYKTGRTNYLVSFCGYFPSEAPKYSMIVSIQKPGLPASGGLMAGSVFSKIAERVYAKDLRLPLANAVDTNSVVIPNVKAGEMREAQRVLEELNIQVQGKIADTGKEVWGNTHSAPQAVVLESRSNMQNFVPSVIGMGAKDAVYLLESKGLKVHLVGVGKVKSQSIANGTIVKKGQTITLSMH
- a CDS encoding RNA polymerase sigma factor, with the translated sequence MKSLSFRKDLVGVQDELLRFAYKLTTDREEANDLLQETSLKALDNEDKYMPDTNFKGWMYTIMRNIFINNYRKVVRDQTFIDQTDNLYHLNLPQDASSESTERAYDLKEMHRVVNKLPKEYRIPFAMHVSGFKYREIAEKLNLPLGTVKSRIFFTRQKLQEELKDFR
- a CDS encoding 1-acyl-sn-glycerol-3-phosphate acyltransferase, with translation MTDDSLFLIDVDKILRTKAPKQYKYIPKFVVSYLKKIVHQDELNVFLNESKDKLGVDFLEACMDFLDAKVDVKGIENLPKDGLYTFVSNHPLGGQDGVALGYVLGRHYDGKVKYLVNDLLMNLRGLAPLCIPINKTGKQAKDFPRMVEAGFKSDDQLIMFPAGLCSRRQNGVIRDLEWKKTFVVKSIQAERDVIPVHFGGRNSDFFYNLANVCKTLGIKFNIAMLYLADEMFKNRHKTFTVTFGKPIPWQTFDKSKTPAQWAEYVKDIVYKL
- the rsmH gene encoding 16S rRNA (cytosine(1402)-N(4))-methyltransferase RsmH — its product is MEKDELTYHVPVLLKESVDGMNIRPDGTYVDVTFGGAGHSREILSRLGEGGRLLGFDQDEDAERNIVNDPHFIFVRSNFRYLYNFLRYHDIEQVDAILADLGVSSHHFDDSERGFSFRFDGDLDMRMNKRAGLTAADIVNTYEEERLANVLYLYGELKNSRKLASVIVKARSGQTIRTIGEFLEIIKPLFGREREKKELAKVFQALRIEVNQEMEALKEMLLAATEALKPGGRLVVITYHSLEDRMVKNIMKTGNVEGKAETDFFGNLQTPFRLVNNKVIVPDQAEIERNPRSRSAKLRIAEKK
- a CDS encoding FtsL-like putative cell division protein, with the translated sequence MEEEVVNKKAEEGKKKKRTSLKSILGGDILATDFFRRQTKLLVLIMVFIIFYIHNRYASQQQQIEIDKLKQELIDIKYDALTRSSELMEKSRQSRIEDYISSKESDLQTSTNPPYLIK
- the mraZ gene encoding division/cell wall cluster transcriptional repressor MraZ, with amino-acid sequence MIRFLGNIEAKADTKGRVFIPAIFRKQLQAASEERLIMRKDVFQDCLTLYPESVWNEELNELRSRLNKWNSKHQLIFRQFVSDVEVVTPDNNGRILIPKRYLQICSIHGDIRFIGIDNKIEIWSKERAEQPFMSPEEFGAALEEIMNDENRQDGER